A window of the Microbulbifer aggregans genome harbors these coding sequences:
- the lptB gene encoding LPS export ABC transporter ATP-binding protein, with protein sequence MPRLRALHLAKQYKKRKVVQDVSVEVSSGQVVGLLGPNGAGKTTCFYMIAGLVQADAGQVLIDEQDITRLSMHGRARKGIGYLPQEASVFRRLSVRDNILAILQTRKNLSRAQREDAVQELLQEFNITHIESSLGMALSGGERRRVEIARALATDPDFVLLDEPFAGVDPISVNDIKQIIRHLRDRGIGVLITDHNVRETLDICEKAYIVSEGHIIAAGTPAEVLANQQVREVYLGHEFTI encoded by the coding sequence ATGCCAAGGCTGAGAGCACTACACCTCGCCAAACAATACAAGAAAAGAAAGGTGGTCCAGGACGTCTCCGTGGAGGTTAGCAGCGGCCAGGTAGTTGGACTGCTCGGACCCAACGGCGCAGGCAAGACCACCTGTTTCTATATGATTGCCGGACTCGTGCAGGCCGATGCCGGACAGGTACTCATCGACGAACAGGACATTACCCGCCTTTCCATGCACGGACGGGCCCGCAAGGGCATCGGCTACCTACCCCAGGAGGCCTCTGTGTTTCGCCGCCTGTCTGTGCGCGACAACATCCTGGCAATCCTGCAGACCCGCAAGAACCTCTCCCGTGCGCAAAGGGAGGACGCGGTCCAGGAGCTGCTACAGGAGTTCAACATCACCCACATTGAGAGCAGCCTCGGAATGGCGCTCTCCGGCGGCGAGCGCCGCCGGGTGGAGATCGCCCGGGCACTCGCCACTGACCCGGATTTCGTATTGCTGGACGAACCCTTCGCCGGCGTCGACCCCATCTCGGTCAACGATATCAAGCAGATCATCCGCCACCTGCGGGACCGCGGGATCGGTGTACTGATCACCGACCACAATGTGCGCGAAACCCTGGATATCTGCGAGAAAGCCTACATCGTCAGCGAGGGGCATATCATCGCTGCCGGCACTCCCGCCGAGGTCCTGGCCAATCAGCAGGTCCGGGAAGTCTATTTGGGACACGAGTTCACTATCTGA
- a CDS encoding RNA polymerase factor sigma-54 has product MKQSLQLKLGTQLTMTPQLQQAIRLLQLSTLDLQQEVQSALDSNPMLEIDAEDFDDRGADSSPDATANQSDTGEASASATETEADWSADIPTDLPVDTQWDDIYGSGSYSGSHEGDDNGLEQRNAAGIGLADHLLWQLNLTGLSADDKLIAENLIDDLSPAGFLQTPIAELATALNAGEDEVLAVLKSIQQFEPAGCGARDLRECLMLQLRQLPVNTPWLAEATLLVDKHLDLLGKRDFRQLSRRTRLTEAQLGDAIRLIQTLTPHPGETLAAEETHYVVPDIMVSRREQRWLVELNPETTPRLRINDSYAALIKRADNSSDNNYLKDNLQEARWFLKSLQSRNETLLKVASSIVEKQQGFFEQGPEAMKPMVLADIAESIGMHESTISRVTTQKYMLTPRGVFELKYFFSSHVSTDSGEDASSTAIRALIRKLIDAEPPRKPLSDNKITQELDNQGIKVARRTVAKYRESMGIPSSSERKRLV; this is encoded by the coding sequence ATGAAGCAGTCCCTGCAGTTAAAACTCGGCACCCAGCTGACCATGACACCCCAGCTCCAGCAGGCGATCAGACTGCTGCAGCTGTCGACGCTGGATCTGCAGCAGGAGGTTCAGTCCGCCCTGGACAGCAACCCCATGCTCGAGATAGACGCCGAGGATTTTGACGACAGGGGAGCCGACTCCAGCCCCGATGCAACTGCGAACCAGAGTGACACAGGCGAAGCCTCCGCTTCCGCAACAGAAACAGAAGCGGACTGGAGTGCGGATATCCCCACCGACTTGCCGGTAGACACCCAGTGGGATGATATCTATGGCTCCGGTAGCTACAGCGGGAGCCATGAGGGTGATGACAACGGCCTCGAGCAGCGTAATGCCGCCGGCATTGGCCTTGCCGACCACCTGCTATGGCAGTTGAATCTCACCGGACTATCCGCTGATGACAAGCTGATCGCGGAAAACCTGATCGACGACCTCTCCCCCGCCGGCTTTTTGCAGACTCCGATCGCCGAACTGGCCACGGCACTGAATGCCGGTGAGGACGAGGTACTCGCGGTACTCAAGAGCATCCAGCAATTTGAACCCGCCGGCTGCGGAGCCCGCGACTTGCGGGAGTGCCTGATGCTGCAATTGCGACAACTACCCGTCAATACGCCCTGGCTGGCCGAGGCGACCCTGCTGGTCGACAAGCATCTGGACCTGCTCGGCAAACGGGACTTCCGCCAGCTCAGCCGGCGCACCCGACTCACAGAGGCCCAGCTGGGTGATGCGATCCGCCTTATCCAGACACTGACTCCTCACCCCGGCGAGACGCTTGCCGCCGAGGAGACTCACTATGTGGTGCCAGACATTATGGTCAGCCGACGCGAGCAGCGCTGGCTGGTCGAGCTGAACCCCGAAACCACGCCGCGCCTTCGTATCAATGACAGCTATGCGGCACTGATCAAGCGCGCCGACAATTCCAGCGACAACAATTACCTGAAGGACAACCTCCAGGAAGCGCGCTGGTTTCTCAAGAGCCTGCAGAGCCGCAATGAAACACTGCTCAAAGTGGCCTCCAGCATTGTGGAAAAGCAGCAGGGCTTTTTCGAACAGGGCCCTGAGGCCATGAAACCGATGGTACTGGCGGATATCGCCGAGAGCATCGGCATGCACGAGTCCACTATCTCCCGCGTGACCACCCAGAAGTACATGCTGACCCCAAGGGGCGTCTTTGAGCTCAAGTATTTCTTCTCCAGCCACGTCAGCACCGACTCCGGCGAGGATGCCTCCTCCACAGCCATCCGCGCCCTGATCCGCAAGCTCATCGACGCGGAGCCGCCGCGCAAGCCGCTTTCGGACAACAAAATCACCCAGGAGCTGGACAATCAGGGCATCAAGGTGGCCCGGCGCACGGTCGCAAAATACCGGGAATCCATGGGCATCCCCTCCTCCAGCGAGCGCAAGCGGCTGGTCTGA
- the lptA gene encoding lipopolysaccharide transport periplasmic protein LptA codes for MKLNNQLRSLAAIAFLFLSAQALALPEDRNQPIKVKSDHFDGNRGKNLFVYSGNVQISQGTLQIRAERVEVHGTAEGEIQKVIAIGKPAHFQQQVQESQNPVKAKARRIEFRVNADELQLSGDAHVDRDGNTLSAEKIDYDLNSEQIQAKGQSGNGRVEMIWKPEKKTPEQSTPEEGQESP; via the coding sequence ATGAAACTCAATAACCAGTTGCGGTCTCTTGCCGCCATCGCCTTCCTGTTTTTGAGCGCCCAGGCCCTCGCACTTCCGGAAGACCGCAACCAGCCAATCAAGGTCAAGTCCGACCATTTCGATGGCAACCGCGGTAAGAACCTGTTCGTCTATAGCGGCAATGTACAGATTTCCCAGGGCACGCTGCAGATCCGCGCTGAGCGGGTCGAGGTGCACGGCACCGCGGAAGGCGAAATTCAGAAAGTGATCGCTATTGGCAAGCCGGCCCACTTCCAGCAGCAGGTACAAGAGAGCCAGAATCCGGTTAAAGCCAAGGCCCGACGCATCGAGTTTCGCGTCAATGCGGACGAGCTCCAGCTGTCGGGAGACGCCCATGTCGATCGTGACGGCAACACCCTGTCGGCAGAAAAGATTGATTACGACCTGAACAGCGAACAGATCCAGGCCAAAGGACAATCCGGCAATGGTCGGGTGGAGATGATCTGGAAACCGGAGAAAAAGACCCCGGAACAGAGCACTCCCGAAGAAGGCCAGGAATCCCCCTGA